A single window of Bombus affinis isolate iyBomAffi1 chromosome 15, iyBomAffi1.2, whole genome shotgun sequence DNA harbors:
- the LOC126925058 gene encoding F-box/SPRY domain-containing protein 1 isoform X2 → MDDIVLRVSDHVLEVIFSYLDLHTLRNCSLVCKRWNRFLNDENNDAWRMHCIRKLAQEALSSDLLSSVPTYKSKLRAFYHAWNPNDCSRNIYIRPNGFTMHRNPVAQSTDACRGKIGFRHGRHAWEVIWEGPLGTVAVIGIATREAPLLCHGYVALVGSDEHSWGWNLVDNHLLHNGNVQGNYPLLNNAPKYQVGERIRVILDCDDNTLSFERNYEFLGVAFRGLPDKRLYPSVSAVYGNTEVSMVYLGPPLDG, encoded by the exons ATGGACGATATAGTACTCCGAGTATCTGATCATGTTTTAGAAGTGATATTTTCCTATTTAGATCTGCACACGTTGAGAAACTGTTCTTTGGTGTGCAAACGATGGAACCGTTTCCTAAACGATGAGAACAATGACGCGTGGAGAATGCACTGCATCAGAAAACTGGCCCAAGAGGCGCTCAGTTCCGATTTATTGTCATCGGTACCTACATACAAATCGAAGCTCCGTGCATTTTATCACGCGTGGAACCCCAATGACTGCTCccgtaatatatatattagacCGAATGGATTTACCATGCACAG GAATCCAGTTGCTCAGAGCACAGATGCCTGTAGAGGTAAAATTGGCTTCCGGCATGGACGTCATGCCTGGGAAGTTATTTGGGAAGGTCCTTTGGGGACGGTAGCAGTAATAGGTATAGCTACGAGAGAAGCACCTTTGTTGTGTCACGGATATGTAGCATTAGTTGGCTCTGATGAGCACTCATGGGGATGGAATCTAGTGGACAACCATCTGTTACATAATGGGAATGTGCAAGGAAATTATCCTTTGCTTAACAATGCTCCAAAATACCAG GTTGGGGAAAGAATTAGAGTAATATTAGATTGTGATGATAACACATTATCTTTTGAAAGAAATTATGAATTTTTGGGAGTGGCATTTAGAG GGTTGCCAGACAAAAGATTATACCCATCTGTATCTGCTGTGTATGGAAATACAGAGGTATCTATGGTGTACTTAGGACCACCTTTAGATGGCTAA
- the LOC126925058 gene encoding F-box/SPRY domain-containing protein 1 isoform X1 produces the protein MDDIVLRVSDHVLEVIFSYLDLHTLRNCSLVCKRWNRFLNDENNDAWRMHCIRKLAQEALSSDLLSSVPTYKSKLRAFYHAWNPNDCSRNIYIRPNGFTMHSYRNPVAQSTDACRGKIGFRHGRHAWEVIWEGPLGTVAVIGIATREAPLLCHGYVALVGSDEHSWGWNLVDNHLLHNGNVQGNYPLLNNAPKYQVGERIRVILDCDDNTLSFERNYEFLGVAFRGLPDKRLYPSVSAVYGNTEVSMVYLGPPLDG, from the exons ATGGACGATATAGTACTCCGAGTATCTGATCATGTTTTAGAAGTGATATTTTCCTATTTAGATCTGCACACGTTGAGAAACTGTTCTTTGGTGTGCAAACGATGGAACCGTTTCCTAAACGATGAGAACAATGACGCGTGGAGAATGCACTGCATCAGAAAACTGGCCCAAGAGGCGCTCAGTTCCGATTTATTGTCATCGGTACCTACATACAAATCGAAGCTCCGTGCATTTTATCACGCGTGGAACCCCAATGACTGCTCccgtaatatatatattagacCGAATGGATTTACCATGCACAG TTATAGGAATCCAGTTGCTCAGAGCACAGATGCCTGTAGAGGTAAAATTGGCTTCCGGCATGGACGTCATGCCTGGGAAGTTATTTGGGAAGGTCCTTTGGGGACGGTAGCAGTAATAGGTATAGCTACGAGAGAAGCACCTTTGTTGTGTCACGGATATGTAGCATTAGTTGGCTCTGATGAGCACTCATGGGGATGGAATCTAGTGGACAACCATCTGTTACATAATGGGAATGTGCAAGGAAATTATCCTTTGCTTAACAATGCTCCAAAATACCAG GTTGGGGAAAGAATTAGAGTAATATTAGATTGTGATGATAACACATTATCTTTTGAAAGAAATTATGAATTTTTGGGAGTGGCATTTAGAG GGTTGCCAGACAAAAGATTATACCCATCTGTATCTGCTGTGTATGGAAATACAGAGGTATCTATGGTGTACTTAGGACCACCTTTAGATGGCTAA
- the LOC126925062 gene encoding DNA-directed RNA polymerase I subunit RPA12 yields MAHNIGSFISTPGFCSDCGSILPLLGDRGNVKCYACKRVWGPEAFGDMAMSYTIEFNKKNVYGSSKEKNDAMEEAEGPIVERKCPQCQNDKMSYATLQLRSADEGQTVFYTCTKCKFKETENS; encoded by the exons atggCGCATAATATTGGTTCTTTTATAAGCACTCCTGGCTTTTGTTCTGATTGTGGATCCATCCTACCGTTGTTAGGTGATAGAGGAAATGTAAAATGTTATGCTTGTAAAAGGGTTTGGGGTCCCGAAG CTTTTGGAGATATGGCGATGTCGTACACTATTGAGTTTAATAAAAAGAATGTTTATGGTTCATCAAAAGAAAAGAATGATGCAATGGAAGAAGCAGAAGGCCCAATTGTTGAAAGAAAATGTCCTCAATGTCAAAATGATAAAATGTCATATGCTACATTGCAATTGAGATCAGCGGATGAAGGACAGACAGTATTTTACACATGCACCAAGTGCAA ATTCAAAGAGACAGAGAATTCATAa